A single genomic interval of Helianthus annuus cultivar XRQ/B chromosome 13, HanXRQr2.0-SUNRISE, whole genome shotgun sequence harbors:
- the LOC110902815 gene encoding uncharacterized protein LOC110902815, giving the protein MSRRGDGVKLELKLNLSPPRTRWPVTESPNRSVSPTNSCVSLEQDEDETGELRYSSSPETTSMMLVGCPRCLMYVMLAGEYPKCPKCKSTVLLDVVFDKPIKKMRN; this is encoded by the coding sequence ATGAGCAGAAGAGGTGATGGAGTGAAGCTAGAGCTCAAACTTAACTTGTCACCACCGAGAACTCGTTGGCCTGTGACCGAATCACCAAACCGGTCTGTTTCCCCAACCAACTCATGTGTGTCATTGGAGCAAGATGAGGATGAGACCGGGGAGCTCAGGTACTCAAGCAGCCCGGAAACGACGTCGATGATGCTTGTCGGGTGCCCAAGGTGTTTGATGTATGTTATGCTTGCTGGAGAGTACCCAAAGTGTCCTAAATGTAAGAGCACTGTtcttcttgatgttgtgtttgaCAAACCCATCAAGAAAATGAGAAATTAG